The following proteins come from a genomic window of Mycobacterium sp. DL:
- a CDS encoding cytochrome P450 produces the protein MTTVDDRRSYPPLPHPGRRVPVLGDVLAFSADTPSQSTMALAELGPVFEFRFLGARYVVAAGPEAVAELSDETRFCKHVGPDIEALRILGGDGLFTAYNDEPNWQKAHDVLMPAFSQQAMRRYHSIMFDVADELTARWDGRAERGETVEVSADATRVTLETIGRCAAGHPFGCFASEAVHPFVEHMVAGLKGSDRVGVLRQTFLPKFFARRAERPVRDHAARLHAIADEIIAERLRGGLGQHDDLLELMLVSDLDRANIRYQLINFLVAGHETTSGALSFALYYLSRHPEAVQKARAEVAEVWGDEDRPGFEQIAKLRYVRRVFDEALRLQPTVPGYYRAARSDTVLAGVHPMRKGDWVLALTGTLHRDPQWGADPDAFDPDRFAPEKVRARPAGLYKPFGTGPRSCIGRQFALHEAVLLLAVLLRRYDLIADPTYELQVSERLTLMPKDFHLSLRRR, from the coding sequence ATGACCACTGTGGACGACCGCAGGTCCTATCCGCCGTTGCCACACCCGGGCCGACGGGTACCGGTGTTGGGCGATGTGCTGGCTTTCAGCGCGGACACTCCGTCGCAGTCGACGATGGCGCTGGCCGAGCTCGGACCGGTCTTCGAGTTCCGGTTCCTGGGCGCGCGGTACGTCGTGGCCGCAGGGCCGGAAGCAGTGGCCGAACTCAGCGACGAGACCCGCTTCTGCAAGCACGTCGGCCCCGACATCGAGGCGCTGCGCATCCTGGGCGGCGACGGCCTGTTCACCGCCTACAACGACGAGCCGAACTGGCAGAAGGCTCACGATGTGTTGATGCCCGCGTTCAGCCAGCAGGCGATGCGGCGTTACCACTCGATCATGTTCGACGTCGCCGACGAGTTGACTGCCCGTTGGGACGGCCGGGCCGAACGAGGGGAGACGGTCGAGGTGTCGGCCGACGCGACCCGGGTGACCCTGGAGACCATCGGACGCTGCGCGGCGGGGCATCCGTTCGGCTGCTTCGCATCCGAGGCGGTGCACCCGTTCGTCGAACACATGGTGGCCGGGCTCAAGGGGTCCGACCGCGTCGGCGTGCTGAGGCAGACGTTCCTACCGAAGTTCTTCGCGCGGCGGGCGGAGCGTCCGGTGCGCGACCATGCCGCCCGACTGCACGCGATCGCCGACGAGATCATCGCCGAACGTCTGCGCGGCGGGCTGGGGCAGCATGACGACCTGCTGGAGCTGATGCTGGTCTCCGATCTGGATCGGGCCAACATCCGCTACCAGCTGATCAATTTCCTGGTCGCCGGCCATGAAACCACCTCGGGTGCCTTGTCTTTCGCGTTGTACTACCTGTCGCGGCATCCGGAAGCGGTGCAGAAGGCCCGGGCGGAGGTCGCCGAGGTGTGGGGCGACGAGGACCGGCCGGGCTTCGAGCAGATCGCCAAGCTGCGTTACGTCCGCAGGGTTTTCGACGAGGCATTGCGGCTGCAGCCGACGGTCCCCGGCTACTACCGGGCCGCCCGGTCGGACACGGTGCTCGCCGGTGTGCACCCGATGCGCAAGGGCGACTGGGTGCTTGCGCTGACCGGGACGCTGCACCGGGATCCGCAGTGGGGGGCCGACCCGGACGCCTTCGATCCCGACCGGTTTGCGCCCGAGAAGGTCAGGGCGCGTCCCGCAGGCCTGTACAAGCCGTTCGGCACCGGGCCCCGATCGTGCATCGGGCGCCAGTTCGCGCTGCACGAAGCCGTGCTGTTGCTTGCGGTGCTGCTGCGTCGTTACGACCTGATCGCCGACCCCACCTATGAACTGCAGGTCTCCGAGCGACTCACGCTGATGCCCAAGGACTTCCACCTGTCCCTGCGCCGCCGCTAG
- a CDS encoding carboxymuconolactone decarboxylase family protein: protein MSGDLHYHDVLSELRPQHQALRRMIPEVYDGFNAISGAALADGALSPKVKELMAMVIGIVQGCDGCIASHARGAARAGASEDEAAEAIGVSIMMHGGPATIYGARAFAAYQEFAGPTSAP, encoded by the coding sequence ATGAGCGGCGATCTGCACTACCACGACGTCCTGTCCGAGCTACGCCCCCAGCATCAAGCGCTGCGGCGGATGATCCCCGAGGTCTATGACGGGTTCAACGCCATCAGCGGGGCCGCGCTGGCAGACGGTGCACTCAGCCCGAAAGTCAAGGAGCTGATGGCGATGGTGATCGGCATCGTCCAGGGCTGCGATGGCTGCATCGCGTCGCACGCCAGGGGTGCAGCCCGGGCCGGAGCCAGCGAGGACGAAGCCGCCGAAGCGATCGGCGTGAGCATCATGATGCACGGTGGCCCGGCGACGATATACGGCGCACGCGCTTTCGCGGCGTATCAGGAGTTCGCCGGCCCGACATCCGCGCCATGA
- a CDS encoding SDR family NAD(P)-dependent oxidoreductase has translation MELDGKVAIVTGGGSGIGQALASELATQGVRVVVGDLDEAGAQATAAAISEAGGAAVALRANAADESDIEALIALAGREFAAVDLYVANAGITGVAGIGTESDWDRILAVNLRAHVRAAELLVPQWKARGYGYFVSIASAAGLLSQIGAAGYAVTKHAAVGFAEWLAITYGDDGIGVSCVCPLGVDTPLLDGIRADTDPDGRAGAQSILQSGEVLAPSDVASLTVDAITDDRFLVLPHPQVLEMYRQKGSDYDRWIAGMRRYQRTLREHHGADVGPANS, from the coding sequence ATGGAACTGGACGGCAAGGTCGCCATCGTCACCGGCGGCGGGTCGGGAATCGGGCAGGCGCTGGCATCTGAACTCGCGACGCAGGGGGTGCGCGTTGTCGTCGGCGACCTCGACGAGGCGGGCGCGCAAGCGACGGCCGCAGCCATCAGTGAGGCCGGTGGCGCCGCGGTGGCACTGCGCGCCAACGCAGCCGACGAATCCGACATCGAAGCGCTGATCGCGTTGGCCGGCCGCGAGTTCGCCGCCGTCGACCTCTACGTCGCCAACGCCGGCATCACCGGCGTCGCAGGCATCGGCACTGAATCAGACTGGGACCGGATTCTGGCCGTCAATCTGCGGGCCCATGTGCGGGCGGCCGAACTGCTTGTGCCGCAGTGGAAAGCACGTGGCTACGGTTACTTCGTGTCGATCGCATCAGCAGCCGGGTTACTGTCACAGATCGGCGCCGCCGGTTACGCGGTCACCAAACACGCTGCCGTGGGCTTCGCGGAATGGCTGGCGATCACTTACGGCGACGACGGCATCGGCGTCAGCTGCGTGTGCCCGCTGGGCGTGGACACCCCACTGCTCGACGGAATCCGCGCGGACACCGACCCCGACGGCCGCGCCGGCGCGCAGTCGATCCTGCAGTCCGGTGAGGTGCTCGCACCGTCGGACGTTGCGTCGCTGACCGTCGACGCGATCACGGACGACCGGTTCCTGGTGCTCCCGCACCCACAGGTGCTGGAGATGTACCGGCAGAAGGGCTCTGACTACGACCGCTGGATCGCCGGGATGCGTCGGTATCAACGCACACTACGGGAGCATCATGGCGCGGATGTCGGGCCGGCGAACTCCTGA
- a CDS encoding aldehyde dehydrogenase family protein gives MTTTVMSALPTSDALRSRARDALDAVGSTARLGSPGSGGLAASTPITGDVLFTVAESSVEQADAAIAEAAQAFTTWRVTPAPVRGALVARLGELLVEHKASLAELVTIEAGKITSEALGEVQEMIDICEFAVGLSRQLYGKTIASERPGHRLMETWHPLGVVGVITAFNFPVAVWAWNTAVALVCGDTVVWKPSELTPLTALGCQALIERACSDVGAPVEVSRLLLGSREVGVRLVDDPRVALLSATGSVRMGREVGPRVAQRFGRVLLELGGNNAAIVTPAADLDLAVRGIVFSAAGTAGQRCTTLRRLIVHSSVADELVSRIVAAYGQLAVGDPFADGTLVGPLIHSASYRDMVGALQQAVAEGGEVIGGERVEVGESDAFYVRPAVVRMPAQTAVVHAETFAPILYVLTYETLDEAIALNNAVPQGLSSSIFTLDMREAERFMAADGSDCGIANVNIGTSGAEIGGAFGGEKETGGGRESGSDSWQAYMRRATNTVNYSAELPLAQGVTFG, from the coding sequence ATGACCACCACTGTGATGTCCGCCCTCCCCACCTCCGACGCGCTGCGCTCCCGCGCACGCGACGCCCTCGACGCCGTCGGGTCGACCGCTCGGCTGGGCTCCCCCGGCTCGGGCGGGCTGGCCGCGAGCACGCCGATCACCGGCGACGTGCTGTTCACCGTGGCCGAGTCGTCAGTCGAACAAGCCGACGCCGCCATCGCCGAAGCAGCGCAGGCCTTTACGACGTGGCGCGTGACCCCTGCGCCGGTGCGCGGCGCGCTGGTGGCCCGCCTCGGCGAGCTGCTGGTCGAGCACAAGGCCTCACTGGCCGAGCTGGTCACCATCGAAGCCGGCAAGATCACCTCCGAGGCGCTCGGTGAAGTGCAGGAGATGATCGACATCTGCGAGTTCGCCGTCGGGCTGTCACGGCAGCTGTACGGCAAGACGATCGCCTCCGAGCGGCCCGGCCACCGGTTGATGGAGACCTGGCATCCGCTCGGTGTCGTCGGCGTCATCACCGCGTTCAACTTCCCGGTGGCGGTGTGGGCGTGGAACACCGCCGTCGCGCTGGTGTGCGGCGACACCGTGGTGTGGAAGCCCTCGGAGCTGACCCCGCTGACCGCCCTGGGCTGCCAGGCGCTGATCGAGCGGGCGTGCTCTGATGTCGGCGCGCCGGTCGAGGTGAGCAGGCTGCTGCTCGGGAGTCGCGAGGTCGGTGTGCGGCTCGTGGACGATCCACGCGTCGCGCTGCTCAGCGCCACCGGGTCGGTGCGGATGGGCCGCGAGGTGGGGCCGCGGGTCGCACAGCGATTCGGGCGTGTGCTGCTGGAACTCGGCGGCAACAACGCCGCGATCGTCACCCCGGCAGCAGATCTGGATCTGGCGGTGCGGGGCATCGTGTTCTCGGCGGCCGGGACCGCCGGTCAGCGCTGTACCACGCTGCGGCGGTTGATCGTTCACTCCTCGGTGGCCGACGAGCTGGTGTCCAGGATCGTCGCGGCGTATGGGCAGCTGGCGGTGGGCGACCCGTTCGCCGACGGTACGCTGGTCGGCCCGTTGATCCACTCGGCGTCCTACCGCGACATGGTCGGCGCGCTGCAGCAGGCGGTCGCCGAAGGGGGTGAGGTGATCGGCGGTGAGCGCGTCGAGGTCGGCGAATCGGACGCGTTCTACGTCAGGCCCGCGGTGGTGCGGATGCCCGCCCAGACCGCCGTGGTGCACGCCGAGACGTTCGCGCCGATCCTCTATGTGCTGACCTACGAGACGTTGGATGAGGCGATCGCGTTGAACAATGCGGTGCCTCAGGGTCTTTCGTCGTCGATCTTCACCCTGGACATGCGCGAGGCGGAGCGCTTCATGGCCGCGGACGGGTCGGACTGCGGGATCGCCAACGTCAACATCGGCACCTCGGGTGCGGAGATCGGCGGGGCGTTCGGCGGCGAGAAGGAGACCGGCGGTGGCCGCGAGTCGGGCTCGGACTCGTGGCAGGCGTACATGCGGCGGGCGACGAACACCGTCAACTACTCTGCGGAGCTGCCGCTGGCCCAGGGCGTCACGTTCGGCTGA
- a CDS encoding Lrp/AsnC family transcriptional regulator yields MTGPDEVLHLDEIDRILARELVADGRATLAHLATAAGLSVSAVQSRVRRLESRGVVAGYTARINPEAVGSMLSAFVAITPLDPSQPDDAPARLEHIPEIEACYSVAGEESYVLLVHVESARALEGLLQRIRTAADVKTRSTVILQKFYGERRFIPD; encoded by the coding sequence ATGACGGGCCCCGACGAAGTGCTGCATCTCGACGAGATCGACCGCATCCTGGCCCGTGAACTGGTGGCCGACGGTCGTGCGACGCTGGCGCACCTCGCGACTGCGGCGGGACTGTCGGTGTCGGCGGTGCAGTCCCGGGTGCGGCGGCTCGAGTCGCGCGGTGTGGTGGCGGGATACACGGCGCGGATCAACCCGGAGGCCGTCGGCAGCATGCTCTCGGCGTTCGTCGCCATCACCCCTCTCGATCCGTCGCAACCCGATGATGCACCCGCCCGGCTGGAGCACATCCCTGAAATCGAGGCGTGCTATTCGGTGGCCGGGGAGGAGAGTTATGTCCTGCTGGTGCACGTCGAGTCGGCGCGGGCACTGGAAGGTCTGCTTCAACGGATCCGTACCGCCGCCGACGTGAAGACACGCAGCACGGTCATCCTACAGAAGTTCTACGGCGAAAGACGCTTCATACCGGATTAA
- the lat gene encoding L-lysine 6-transaminase translates to MTDLLPVSNRTRSPEVSPSDVREVLARSILADGLDLVLDINRSQGSYLVDARTGRGFLDMFTFFASSALGMNHPSLADDDVFRAELAAAALNKPSNSDVYSVPMARFVDTFARVLGDPALPHLFFVDGGALAVENALKVAFDWKSRLNEARGLDPALGTRVLHLRGAFHGRSGYTMSLTNTDPNKVARFPKFDWPRIDAPFIRPGADMDALEAEALSQARSAFEAAPHDIACFIAEPIQGEGGDRHFRPQFFVAMRDLCDEYDALLIFDEVQTGCGITGTAWAYQQLGVMPDVVAFGKKTQVCGVMAGRRVDEVQDNVFTVSSRINSTWGGNLVDMVRSRRILEVIEADGLFTRAAASGRYLLDRLDELTVEFPDLVRDVRGRGLMCAFSMPTAEQRDALVARLWDSGVIMLGCGPDSVRFRPALTVSRDEIDAAVDAVHATLRTMWAQQAQ, encoded by the coding sequence ATGACTGACCTTCTTCCGGTCTCCAACCGCACCCGATCGCCTGAGGTTTCCCCGTCGGACGTGCGGGAGGTGCTGGCCCGCAGCATCCTGGCCGACGGTCTTGATCTTGTCCTCGACATCAACCGGTCGCAGGGGTCCTACCTGGTTGATGCCCGTACCGGCCGCGGCTTTCTCGACATGTTCACGTTCTTCGCGTCGTCGGCGCTGGGCATGAACCACCCGAGCCTGGCCGACGACGACGTCTTCCGCGCCGAGTTGGCCGCGGCCGCGTTGAACAAGCCGAGCAACTCCGATGTGTACAGCGTCCCGATGGCCCGTTTTGTCGACACCTTCGCCCGGGTGCTCGGTGACCCGGCCCTGCCGCACCTGTTCTTCGTCGACGGTGGCGCACTCGCTGTCGAGAACGCCTTGAAGGTCGCGTTCGACTGGAAGAGTCGGCTCAACGAGGCGCGCGGTCTGGACCCGGCGCTGGGCACCAGGGTGCTGCACCTGCGTGGGGCGTTCCACGGCCGCAGCGGCTACACGATGTCGCTGACCAACACCGATCCCAACAAGGTGGCGCGCTTCCCGAAGTTCGACTGGCCGCGCATCGACGCGCCGTTCATCCGCCCCGGGGCGGACATGGATGCGCTGGAAGCCGAAGCGCTCAGCCAGGCCCGCTCAGCGTTCGAAGCCGCCCCGCACGACATCGCGTGCTTCATCGCCGAACCGATCCAGGGGGAGGGTGGCGACCGGCACTTCCGGCCGCAGTTCTTCGTCGCCATGCGCGATCTGTGCGACGAGTACGACGCGCTGCTGATCTTCGACGAGGTCCAGACCGGCTGCGGCATCACCGGAACTGCTTGGGCTTACCAGCAATTGGGCGTGATGCCGGACGTCGTGGCCTTCGGCAAGAAGACCCAGGTGTGCGGTGTGATGGCGGGCCGGCGGGTCGACGAGGTGCAAGACAACGTGTTCACCGTCAGCTCGAGGATCAACTCGACATGGGGTGGAAACCTCGTCGACATGGTCCGGTCCCGACGGATCCTGGAGGTCATCGAGGCCGACGGACTGTTCACCCGGGCGGCGGCGAGCGGACGCTATCTGCTCGACCGCCTCGACGAGTTGACCGTCGAGTTCCCCGACCTGGTGCGCGACGTGCGTGGCCGCGGCCTGATGTGTGCGTTCAGCATGCCGACTGCCGAGCAGCGCGACGCCCTGGTCGCCCGACTGTGGGACAGCGGAGTGATCATGCTGGGCTGCGGACCCGACAGCGTGCGTTTCCGGCCGGCGCTGACGGTGTCGCGCGACGAGATCGACGCCGCCGTCGACGCCGTGCACGCCACGCTCAGGACGATGTGGGCTCAGCAGGCGCAGTGA
- a CDS encoding restriction endonuclease translates to MTRLRWKLYVVLGASVGITAYLIGAGVTASVLLGLLAPVLAAAAPRFFVATVVGAATPGSGERSAADRMSGTEFEDYVARIARSCGVPVIMTSITGDWGVDLIVGRRPDRLAVQCKRLSRPVGASAVQEVVAGAPMQDCTRTMVVTNNEFTPAARKLAELHGCELVTGADLPRLRSTIRRLTAPAEPTSS, encoded by the coding sequence GTGACGAGGCTGCGGTGGAAGCTCTACGTGGTGCTGGGGGCCTCTGTCGGCATCACCGCCTACCTGATCGGCGCCGGCGTGACGGCGAGTGTGCTGCTCGGACTGCTGGCGCCGGTCCTCGCGGCCGCCGCGCCCCGCTTCTTCGTGGCCACCGTCGTCGGCGCCGCGACCCCGGGCAGCGGTGAGCGCAGCGCCGCAGACCGCATGTCGGGCACCGAGTTCGAGGACTACGTCGCCCGCATCGCCCGATCATGCGGCGTGCCGGTGATCATGACGTCGATCACCGGCGACTGGGGAGTCGACCTGATCGTCGGCCGCCGGCCCGATCGGCTGGCGGTCCAGTGCAAGCGGCTGTCGCGTCCGGTGGGCGCCAGTGCTGTTCAGGAAGTGGTCGCAGGCGCGCCCATGCAGGACTGCACCAGGACGATGGTGGTCACCAACAACGAGTTCACGCCCGCTGCAAGGAAACTCGCCGAGCTGCACGGGTGTGAGCTGGTGACGGGTGCGGATCTGCCGCGGCTGCGCTCGACGATCCGGCGGCTCACTGCGCCTGCTGAGCCCACATCGTCCTGA
- a CDS encoding molybdopterin-dependent oxidoreductase, translating into MTSTTRIPAARAALAGVVAVIAALGAGHLVSGLVLAPAASPFLAVGNATIDRTPAPVKDFAITYFGTNDKPALLVGMAVILVAFGLLVGLISRRSVVPGLAAICVLGVVGALAVWEQSADPVGLLAPLASLVAGVGVFWWLHRQAQPRPRDREATDDASTAGLGRRRFVLNSLVAAVGALIAGAGGFALTSRVDVAASRRAVGELIPDVPAPPIPAGAAFPELGTPTFLTPSPDFYRIDINLAVPQLRAEDAVLRITGMVDQPMEFTFDDIRSMPLTEQTITMTCVSNEVGGPYVSTSNFIGVPLLDLLERAGIQQGAEQVVGHSADGFTLGTPLDMLRAAGRQAMVAIGMNREALLPEHGFPLRTVVPGLYGYVSATKWLTELELATYDVKPYWVERGWDGQPPGVVPIKISSRIDAPTSFQRLPAGDVTVAGTAWAQGRGISKVEVRFDEGPWQPAELATEVNRNTWRMFRITGPLSPGQHRVTCRAFDGDGVMQQEDRLRLINPGPVPDGSTGWHSMIFTVE; encoded by the coding sequence ATGACGTCGACCACCCGAATACCTGCGGCGCGCGCTGCACTCGCCGGCGTCGTTGCCGTGATCGCGGCCCTGGGTGCCGGGCATCTCGTCTCCGGACTTGTCCTCGCCCCTGCCGCGTCGCCCTTCCTCGCAGTCGGCAACGCCACCATCGACCGGACGCCCGCGCCGGTCAAAGACTTCGCGATCACCTACTTCGGCACCAACGACAAGCCCGCCCTGCTCGTGGGCATGGCGGTCATTCTCGTCGCGTTCGGACTGCTCGTCGGACTGATCTCGCGCCGCAGCGTGGTGCCGGGCCTGGCCGCGATCTGCGTCCTCGGCGTTGTGGGTGCGCTGGCCGTGTGGGAACAGTCTGCTGACCCGGTTGGGCTGCTGGCGCCGTTGGCCTCGCTGGTCGCCGGCGTCGGCGTGTTCTGGTGGCTGCACCGGCAAGCCCAGCCGCGACCAAGGGACCGCGAGGCCACGGACGACGCATCCACGGCCGGACTCGGTCGGCGTCGATTCGTCCTGAACTCGCTGGTCGCGGCAGTCGGCGCGCTGATTGCCGGCGCGGGCGGGTTCGCGTTGACCAGCCGGGTCGACGTCGCCGCGTCGCGGCGCGCCGTCGGCGAGCTGATCCCCGATGTGCCTGCACCGCCGATTCCCGCGGGCGCGGCGTTCCCCGAACTGGGCACGCCGACGTTCCTCACCCCGAGTCCGGACTTCTATCGCATCGACATCAACCTCGCTGTGCCGCAACTGCGGGCCGAGGACGCCGTACTACGCATCACCGGCATGGTGGACCAGCCGATGGAATTCACGTTCGATGACATCAGGTCAATGCCGTTGACAGAGCAGACGATCACCATGACCTGCGTGTCGAACGAGGTTGGCGGACCCTATGTTTCGACGTCGAACTTCATCGGCGTACCCCTGCTGGACCTGCTGGAGCGGGCCGGGATCCAGCAGGGCGCCGAACAGGTGGTGGGCCATTCGGCCGACGGGTTCACCCTCGGCACCCCGCTGGACATGCTGCGTGCTGCCGGCAGGCAGGCGATGGTGGCGATCGGGATGAACCGTGAGGCGCTGCTACCTGAGCACGGATTCCCCTTGCGCACAGTCGTTCCCGGTCTCTACGGCTACGTCTCGGCGACCAAGTGGCTGACCGAGCTGGAGTTGGCCACCTACGACGTCAAGCCCTATTGGGTGGAGCGAGGTTGGGACGGTCAGCCGCCGGGCGTGGTGCCGATCAAGATCTCCTCCCGCATCGACGCGCCGACATCGTTTCAGCGGCTGCCCGCGGGTGACGTCACCGTCGCCGGTACCGCGTGGGCTCAGGGACGCGGCATCAGCAAGGTCGAAGTGCGTTTCGACGAGGGGCCCTGGCAACCGGCCGAACTGGCCACCGAGGTCAATCGGAACACCTGGCGGATGTTCCGAATCACCGGACCGCTGTCACCCGGCCAGCACAGAGTCACGTGCCGCGCATTCGACGGAGACGGCGTCATGCAGCAGGAAGACAGGCTGCGTCTGATCAACCCCGGCCCGGTCCCCGACGGATCGACGGGCTGGCATTCGATGATCTTCACTGTCGAGTAG
- a CDS encoding CsbD family protein, translating to MADENSGPAEGIKGVVEDVKGKAKETVGTVTGRDDMVREGKAQQDKAEAQRDVAKKEAEAESARAGAKAAEKRQEANQ from the coding sequence ATGGCTGACGAAAACAGCGGACCCGCAGAGGGCATCAAGGGCGTCGTCGAAGACGTGAAGGGCAAGGCCAAGGAAACGGTCGGCACCGTCACCGGACGCGATGACATGGTCCGTGAGGGCAAGGCCCAGCAGGACAAGGCGGAAGCCCAGCGCGACGTCGCGAAGAAGGAAGCGGAAGCCGAATCGGCCCGCGCCGGCGCCAAGGCAGCCGAGAAGCGCCAAGAGGCGAATCAGTAG
- a CDS encoding ATP-binding protein: MADVVSHNNGLGHSAQSVELRVAATLENLAVLRTLVAAIGTFEDLDFDAVADLRLAVDEACTRLIRSAVPEATLLLVVDPQPEALVVHASTACDTSDILAPGSFSWHVLTSLTDEVTTFNNGQSAGDGQTFGITMTTRRASSLR; encoded by the coding sequence ATGGCCGACGTCGTGAGCCACAACAATGGGCTGGGCCACAGTGCTCAGTCGGTCGAGCTCCGAGTGGCCGCCACGCTGGAGAATCTCGCTGTGCTGCGCACGTTGGTGGCCGCCATCGGCACCTTCGAGGATCTGGACTTCGACGCCGTCGCAGATCTGCGCCTTGCGGTCGATGAGGCGTGTACCCGCCTGATCAGGTCGGCGGTGCCCGAGGCGACCCTGCTCCTGGTGGTCGATCCGCAGCCCGAGGCCCTGGTTGTGCACGCGTCGACCGCATGCGACACCTCCGACATTCTCGCCCCCGGAAGCTTCAGCTGGCACGTGCTGACGTCGCTCACCGACGAGGTCACCACGTTCAACAACGGCCAGTCCGCCGGTGACGGGCAGACGTTCGGCATCACCATGACAACGAGGCGAGCGAGCTCGCTGAGGTGA
- a CDS encoding RNA polymerase sigma factor SigF, producing MTRPASQGSSKRSSSEYSDVADMFRELADLEEGSAQFQRQRDKIVNRCLPLADHIARRFDGRGEPRDDLVQVARVGLVNAVIRFDVTAGSDFVSFAVPTIMGEVRRHFRDNSWSVKVPRRLKELHLRLGAATAELSQRLGRAPTASELAAELEMDRDEVIEGLVAGSSYNTLSIDSGGSGSEEAPALADTLGDVDMSLDQIENRESLRPLLDALPERERTVLVLRFFESMTQTQIAERVGISQMHVSRLLAKSLARLRDQLQ from the coding sequence GTGACGAGACCCGCTTCGCAGGGCTCGTCGAAACGTTCGAGCTCTGAATATTCGGACGTGGCCGACATGTTCCGCGAGTTGGCCGACCTCGAGGAAGGTTCGGCGCAGTTTCAGCGGCAGCGCGACAAGATCGTCAACCGGTGTCTGCCGCTGGCCGACCACATCGCCCGGCGATTCGACGGGCGCGGTGAACCACGCGATGACTTGGTCCAGGTCGCCCGGGTCGGTCTGGTGAACGCGGTCATCCGCTTCGACGTCACCGCCGGGTCGGACTTCGTCTCGTTTGCCGTGCCGACCATCATGGGTGAGGTCCGCAGGCACTTCCGCGACAACAGCTGGTCGGTGAAGGTCCCGCGTCGTCTCAAAGAACTCCATCTGCGCCTGGGTGCGGCGACCGCGGAACTGTCGCAGCGGCTGGGTCGTGCGCCGACGGCCAGCGAATTGGCCGCCGAGTTGGAGATGGACCGCGACGAGGTGATCGAGGGTCTGGTCGCAGGCAGTTCCTACAACACGCTGTCCATCGACAGCGGCGGCAGTGGCAGTGAAGAAGCGCCTGCACTCGCCGACACGCTCGGCGACGTCGACATGAGCCTCGATCAGATCGAGAACCGGGAGTCGCTGCGGCCCCTGCTCGACGCGTTGCCGGAGCGCGAGCGCACGGTGCTGGTGCTGCGGTTCTTCGAATCGATGACGCAGACGCAGATCGCCGAGCGGGTCGGCATCTCTCAGATGCACGTGTCCCGACTGCTGGCGAAGTCGCTAGCTAGGCTCAGGGACCAGCTGCAGTAG
- a CDS encoding STAS domain-containing protein, translating to MSSTQTASPDQIDARTARFETTRPEASTAVVVAHGELDAANVDEFIDYALRRRADTDRLIIDLSGLAFFATAGFTALHTLNVQCVSAQIRWALVPSPAVHRLLRICDPDAVLPTCADVDEALAAVQTDQPRLLQLVPEPS from the coding sequence ATGTCCAGTACACAAACCGCTTCGCCCGACCAGATCGACGCCCGCACCGCGCGCTTCGAAACCACGCGGCCAGAGGCCTCCACGGCGGTCGTCGTCGCCCACGGCGAACTCGACGCCGCCAACGTCGACGAATTCATCGACTACGCGCTGCGTCGTCGCGCCGACACCGACCGCCTGATCATCGATCTCTCCGGCCTGGCCTTCTTCGCCACCGCCGGCTTCACCGCCCTGCACACGCTCAATGTGCAGTGTGTCAGCGCCCAGATCCGATGGGCACTGGTGCCCAGCCCCGCGGTGCACCGGTTGCTGCGCATCTGCGACCCGGATGCTGTCCTGCCGACTTGCGCCGACGTCGACGAGGCGCTGGCCGCAGTGCAGACCGATCAGCCGCGGCTACTGCAGCTGGTCCCTGAGCCTAGCTAG
- a CDS encoding NTP transferase domain-containing protein has translation MQASSVAGVLLAAGAGTRYGLPKVLAEDGGWLRLGVSALADGGCGDVVVVLGAAVVDVPPPARSVVAVNWADGMSASVRAGLLALAESIEFVVLTTVDTPDVGAASVRRVLAAAAASESGLARARYGERPGHPVVIARRHWPQLLDALTGDDGAGPFLRSRDDVIAVDCADLGSGLDVDER, from the coding sequence ATGCAGGCTAGTTCAGTGGCGGGAGTGTTGCTGGCCGCGGGCGCGGGCACCCGGTACGGCCTCCCCAAGGTGCTCGCTGAGGATGGCGGGTGGCTGCGGCTCGGCGTGTCGGCGCTGGCCGACGGTGGCTGTGGGGACGTCGTTGTGGTTCTCGGGGCTGCTGTGGTTGACGTGCCACCGCCGGCGCGCTCTGTCGTCGCCGTGAACTGGGCCGACGGTATGAGTGCGTCGGTGCGGGCGGGGCTGCTCGCGCTGGCTGAATCGATCGAGTTCGTGGTGCTGACCACCGTCGACACCCCCGACGTCGGCGCCGCCTCGGTGCGCCGGGTGCTGGCCGCGGCCGCTGCGTCGGAGTCCGGGTTGGCCCGCGCCCGGTACGGCGAACGCCCAGGTCACCCGGTGGTGATTGCCCGCAGGCACTGGCCGCAGCTGCTCGACGCGCTCACCGGTGACGACGGGGCCGGTCCGTTTCTGCGCAGCCGCGACGACGTCATCGCGGTGGACTGTGCGGATCTGGGTTCGGGTCTCGACGTCGACGAGCGCTGA